A region from the Lolium perenne isolate Kyuss_39 chromosome 4, Kyuss_2.0, whole genome shotgun sequence genome encodes:
- the LOC139838960 gene encoding uncharacterized protein — protein sequence MDGSATVLRDLRVYDGGEESRRITSVVGKEYDRVHQEVSSDWIARSRDIYLPQGGRVPDLIKIFDNQSATYDPGANSAVVSPVSMSLVGGGGDHGGTGEVPTHPKPSTGAILAVEQPDKRLAIMSAADDLESNWDGAAMKEKNSGPEAMLSGGASLDDEFCMEEEDEEETLPAAPTVWRMLARYYSLKAANFSVIHKHFAEVWRIRGKMIFKPLKDNFFIITFNREGDYKFVNQGGPWIHLGVACLIAPFVDSEQPSEAVLDTVRLWVRFYDVPWKKQTKEYGELLGSKFGKVVTVDVDAEGLELSEYLRVRIDWPLNQRLLARFKTTKGQRSMIYHMRYERVPYYCFHCGFIGHNEEQCERRIMGIQSLQYDATLRCSPKRKFLSRAVSTPDEPAVKKFLNFNTPEGSVNSSSLGMPPNMGRQVQTDKGDVAADIPPAVDAQDGFEEEERRTWEEEEAALANTVNKLQLKLSKSTGDGVGAVQGVDVLEGEAMHGQGGGSGKTEVVLAPNAIQIMQSMLGPDQGSRGSGPHSSDMIPPMRGLSQIGLSQNSGSDVSMTEADSILGKRMAAEDCAAEAPGQKLDLSLALNYSVPSGGKPKKGRKAGATAGAGEQKEPSEDSVAARTRRKIATGHVAPGVPYTYDNKRIGRANVRVRLDRAVACPEWRDRYADTRVLHLTSPVSDHCPILVQMEQEVRMPQRQAKRQYEILWERESDLAERIATTWGEAGHKNDLADIMQGLDRVMSTLQTWSKHKFGNILKELDKSRKRLEALKIANADQREIRQATDRMNELLYKEEMLWLQRSRVTWLKEGDRNTKIFHQKAVWRARKNKIKRLKDSEGVWKDAPSDMERMAASYFKELFTRDPSLNSDNLIALTKETVTNEMNDILCRDFTDEEIGDALFQIGPLKAPGVDGFPARFYQRNWATIKEQVLNAVKLFFATGHMPDGVNDTAIVLIPKNDQPETLKDFRPISLCTVLYKVIAKCMVNRMRPMLGDIVSINQSAFVPGRLITDNALVAFECLHYIEQNTNLNKDFCAYKLDLSKAYDRVDWDFLKKVMQRMGFSRRWVDLIMSCVTSVSYKVKFNGNLLDSFSPSRGLRQGDPLSPFLFLFVADGLSTLLQNAVDNNVIDPVKVCRSAPGVSHLLFADDSLLFFKAQGTQAQSILQILNVLASSTGQLINPAKCSIMFGNACPTVRRAEIKQVLGIQQETFETKYLGLPTPDGRMSKDKFESLQAKLAKCLVEWDDNHKSQAAKEVLIKSIAQSIPVYVMSVFKLPLGLCDELTKMIRRYWWGAENGKRKTHWVSWDIMLRPKNYGGIGFRDMRLFNQALLARQAWRLLQYPETLCAQVLKAKYYPNGFLLDTVFSGNGSSTWHAIEYGLELLKQGVIWRVGNGSQIRAWRDPWIPREASHKPRSEQGRCRYRWVADFLLADGTWNMERLEQYFVQEDINDITRIKPSTRNEDDFVAWFPEKNGLFTNPYADIVKGKMVIDQQRGFKRVPQADNRQQGEKQRWLPPPSGQVKLNVDGAYSADGRAGIGMVLRDYQGEVIFTACRQLRNCQAALEAELLAIEEGIKLALLWTPLNLIVESDCLEGIKWIQQNTPNVSVHAFRIKAIRDLLGERETKLVKISRDANNASHELAKLGRVQGKTEMSLGVPLPEIADIIVSECNPAI from the exons ATGGACGGGAGCGCTACGGTTTTGAGAGATTTGCGAGTCTACGACGGTGGGGAAGAGTCAAGGAGGATCACGTCGGTTGTGGGGAAGGAATATGACCGTGTTCACCAAGAAGTCTCCTCAGATTGGATCGCCAGGTCACGAGATATATATCTGCCCCAGGGAGGACGAGTCCCAGACCTGATCAAGATCTTCGACAACCAATCGGCCACCTACGATCCAGGTGCGAACTCCGCTGTTGTTTCGCCGGTAAGCATGTCTCTGGTTGGCGGTGGGGGTGATCATGGGGGTACCGGTGAGGTTCCTACCCACCCGAAGCCGTCGACTGGTGCCATCCTTGCGGTGGAGCAGCCGGATAAGCGCTTAGCGATCATGAGTGCCGCCGATGATCTGGAGAGCAACTGGGACGGAGCTGCGATGAAGGAGAAGAACTCGGGGCCAGAGGCGATGTTGTCCGGAGGCGCGAGTTTGGACGATGAGTTctgtatggaggaggaagatgaagaggaGACCTTGCCAGCGGCTCCCACGGTTTGGCGTATGCTGGCGCGGTACTATTCCCTCAAGGCGGCGAACTTCAGCGTGATTCACAAACACTTTGCAGAGGTCTGGCGCATCCGTGGTAAGATGATTTTCAAGCCCCTGAAGGACAATTTCTTCATCATTACTTTCAACAGAGAGGGAGATTACAAGTTTGTTAACCAAGGAGGGCCATGGATCCATCTAGGAGTAGCCTGTCTGATTGCTCCGTTTGTTGATAGTGAACAACCTTCAGAAGCGGTGCTGGATACTGTCCGGCTCTGGGTACGGTTCTATGATGTTCCATGGAAGAAACAGACGAAGGAGTACGGAGAGTTGCTTGGGTCAAAATTTGGGAAGGTTGTCACGGTTGATGTGGATGCAGAAGGCCTGGAGTTGAGCGAGTACCTGCGTGTGCGTATTGACTGGCCACTAAACCAGAGGCTGCTTGCACGCTTTAAAACCACCAAGGGGCAGCGTTCGATGATCTATCACATGAGATACGAGAGAGTACCCTATTATTGCTTTCACTGTGGCTTCATTGGTCACAATGAGGAGCAATGTGAGAGAAGGATAATGGGAATTCAGTCGCTGCAATATGATGCTACACTCCGATGCTCGCCAAAGCGAAAATTCCTGAGCCGGGCGGTGTCTACGCCGGATGAGCCTGCTGTAAAGAAATTCCTGAATTTTAACACGCCGGAGGGAAGTGTAAACTCATCTTCCCTGGGTATGCCGCCGAATATGGGACGCCAAGTACAAACAGATAAGGGGGACGTGGCCGCAGACATCCCACCAGCTGTTGATGCCCAGGATGGTTTTGAGGAAGAGGAGCGCCGGACatgggaggaggaagaagctgcctTGGCAAACACTGTCAACAAACTGCAACTGAAACTGAGCAAGAGTACAGGAGATGGTGTTGGTGCGGTACAGGGAGTGGATGTGCTGGAAGGAGAGGCTATGCATGGGCAGGGAGGAGGAAGTGGCAAGACAGAGGTTGTCCTGGCGCCAAATGCCATACAGATCATGCAATCTATGTTGGGGCCAGACCAGGGTAGTCGCGGCTCTGGGCCGCACTCCAGCGATATGATACCACCAATGAGAGGTCTGTCTCAGATAGGACTGTCGCAGAACAGCGGATCTGATGTATCCATGACGGAAGCTGATTCAATCTTGGGGAAGAGGATGGCGGCTGAGGATTGTGCAGCTGAAGCTCCTGGTCAGAAACTAGACTTGTCACTAGCCCTTAACTACAGTGTACCTTCGGGCGGGAAACCAAAGAAAGGGAGGAAGGCGGGTGCAACAGCAGGGGCAGGGGAGCAGAAGGAGCCATCGGAGGACAGTGTAGCAGCAAGAACAAGGAGGAAGATCGCGACGGGACATGTGGCGCCCG GTGTGCCGTATACATATGATAACAAAAGGATCGGAAGAGCAAATGTACGGGTCCGCCTTGATAGAGCCGTGGCTTGTCCGGAGTGGCGCGACCGCTATGCGGATACTAGGGTACTACACCTCACATCTCCCGTCTCGGATCACTGCCCCATCCTTGTGCAAATGGAGCAAGAGGTGCGCATGCCGCAAAGACAGGCCAAGCGCCAGTATGAAATTTTATGGGAAAGGGAGTCTGACTTGGCAGAGAGAATAGCAACAACCTGGGGTGAAGCGGGGCACAAGAATGATTTGGCTGATATTATGCAGGGCCTAGACCGGGTGATGTCTACCCTACAGACTTGGAGCAAGCACAAATTCGGTAATATATTGAAGGAGTTGGACAAATCAAGGAAGCGACTAGAGGCTTTGAAGATTGCAAATGCAGACCAACGTGAAATACGTCAAGCCACGGACCGAATGAACGAACTCTTGTACAAAGAAGAGATGCTCTGGCTCCAGCGGTCCCGAGTAACTTGGTTAAAGGAGGGAGATAGGAATACAAAAATTTTCCATCAGAAGGCGGTCTGGCGGGCGCGTaaaaataaaatcaaacgacTCAAGGACAGTGAAGGTGTTTGGAAAGATGCACCGTCTGACATGGAAAGGATGGCTGCCTCATATTTTAAAGAATTGTTTACTCGTGACCCTTCACTAAATTCTGATAATCTTATTGCCTTAACCAAGGAAACGGTGACTAATGAAATGAATGATATTCTATGCAGAGACTTTACAGATGAAGAGATTGGGGACGCCTTATTCCAAATCGGTCCTTTGAAAGCACCAGGGGTGGATGGATTTCCGGCTAGATTTTACCAACGGAATTGGGCCACTATAAAAGAACAGGTCCTAAATGCTGTCAAGTTATTCTTTGCTACTGGACATATGCCGGATGGTGTCAATGACACTGCTATTGTTTTAATACCGAAGAATGATCAGCCGGAAACCTTGAAGGATTTTCGCCCTATAAGTCTCTGCACGGTTTTATACAAGGTTATCGCGAAATGTATGGTCAATAGGATGCGGCCAATGCTGGGAGATATTGTTTCAATTAACCAGAGTGCATTTGTCCCAGGTAGATTAATTACAGATAACGCATTGGTGGCCTTCGAATGCCTGCACTACATTGAGCAAAATACAAATTTGAATAAGGATTTCTGCGCCTATAAGCTGGACTTATCCAAGGCTTATGATAGGGTGGATTGGGATTTTCTGAAGAAAGTGATGCAAAGGATGGGTTTCTCTCGCCGATGGGTGGACTTGATAATGTCGTGTGTCACCTCGGTGAGCTATAAGGTAAAGTTTAATGGGAATCTCCTGGATTCATTTTCTCCTTCTCGGGGCCTCCGACAAGGTGATCCTCTCTCTCCATTCCTTTTTCTATTTGTTGCGGATGGTCTGTCAACACTTCTACAAAATGCTGTTGATAATAATGTCATTGATCCGGTTAAAGTGTGCCGTAGTGCACCAGGTGTGTCTCATCTCTTATTTGCAGATGATAGCTTACTCTTCTTCAAGGCACAAGGGACACAGGCGCAGAGCATCCTCCAAATACTGAACGTCTTAGCCTCGAGTACGGGTCAGCTCATCAACCCCGCAAAGTGCTCGATTATGTTTGGTAATGCTTGCCCCACAGTACGACGGGCTGAAATCAAGCAGGTGCTTGGAATACAACAGGAGACGTTTGAGACAAAATATCTGGGGCTGCCAACACCAGACGGGAGGATGAGTAAGGATAAATTTGAGAGTCTTCAGGCGAAACTAGCCAAATGCCTAGTGGAATGGGATGATAATCATAAGTCACAGGCTGCAAAAGAGGTCCTGATCAAATCTATAGCACAGTCAATTCCAGTGTACGTGATGAGTGTCTTTAAACTCCCCCTTGGGCTATGTGATGAgctaaccaagatgataaggcgcTATTGGTGGGGAGCGGAAAATGGAAAACGAAAGACACATTGGGTCTCCTGGGACATTATGTTGCGACCTAAAAACTATGGCGGAATTGGGTTCAGAGATATGCGCCTCTTTAACCAAGCACTACTTGCTCGCCAGGCTTGGCGCCTGCTACAGTACCCTGAAACTTTATGTGCACAAGTTTTAAAAGCTAAGTATTATCCTAATGGTTTTTTATTGGATACTGTATTTTCAGGAAACGGATCCTCAACATGGCATGCTATTGAGTATGGCCTCGAGCTGCTCAAACAAGGAGTCATATGGCGAGTTGGAAATGGCTCGCAAATTAGAGCCTGGAGGGACCCGTGGATCCCAAGAGAAGCAAGCCATAAACCACGATCAGAACAAGGAAGATGTCGGTACAGGTGGGTGGCAGATTTCTTACTGGCAGATGGAACATGGAATATGGAGCGTTTAGAACAATACTTTGTCCAGGAAGACATTAATGACATTACACGCATTAAACCTTCAACAAGGAATGAAGATGATTTTGTGGCTTGGTTTCCAGAGAAGAACGGGTTGTTCACA AACCCATATGCGGATATAGTGAAGGGGAAGATGGTGATAGATCAACAGCGGGGCTTCAAGAGAGTTCCACAAGCAGATAACAGGCAACAGGGAGAGAAGCAGAGGTGgctgccaccgccaagcggtcAGGTCAAGCTGAACGTAGATGGAGCGTATTCAGCTGATGGAAGGGCGGGCATAGGCATGGTGCTACGCGACTACCAGGGAGAGGTCATTTTCACAGCGTGTCGACAACTGAGGAATTGTCAAGCTGCTCTAGAGGCCGAGCTCCTGGCAATCGAGGAAGGAATCAAGCTCGCCTTACTCTGGACTCCACTCAACCTTATAGTGGAATCAGACTGTTTGGAAGGTATCAAGTGGATTCAGCAAAATACTCCAAATGTCTCGGTTCATGCCTTTCGGATCAAGGCCATAAGAGACCTGTTAGGGGAAAGAGAAACTAAGCTAGTAAAGATTAGTAGGGATGCAAATAATGCAAGTCATGAGCTTGCAAAGTTGGGTAGGGTCCAGGGGAAAACAGAGATGTCTCTGGGTGTCCCCTTGCCAGAAATAGCTGATATTATTGTATCTGAATGTAACCCTGCTATTTAA